From the Actinopolymorpha singaporensis genome, the window GCCGTTCGACATGCCGGTCGCCGACGCGGAGATCATCTTCGGCCCCTACACCGAGTACACCGGGATCCGGTTCGCGTTGTTCCTGCTCGCGGAGTACGCCGGGATCGTGGTGCTGGCGGCCCTCACCACGGTGCTGTTCCTCGGCGGCTGGCAGGGCCCGTTCGCCGCGGAGCTCGGCTGGCTGTGGACGCTGGTCAAGGTGTTCCTGGTGGCGTTCGTGGTGATCTGGGTGCGGGTCGCCTATCCGCGGCTGCGGGCCGACCAGCTGCAGCGGCTCGGCTGGCAGCTGCTGGTGCCGCTGGCGCTGTTCCAGCTCGCTCTCACCGGCGTGGTGAAGGTGGCCATCTCATGAACGGATCGTCGTACGGGAAGGTGGCGTGGGCACGATGACCGATCTCCCCGGCAAGGGGCTCGTGCAGGGACTGAAGGTGACGTTCGACCACCTCACCCGGCGCGCGGTGACCCAGCAGTACCCCGATGTCAAGCCGGAGTTGCCGGCCCGCTCTCGCGGTGTCATCGCGTTGTTCGAGGAGAACTGCACGGTGTGCATGCTCTGCGCGCGCGAGTGCCCGTGCTGGTGCATCTACATCGACTCGCACAAGGAGACCGCGCCGCCGAGCGAGCCGGGTGCCCGGGAACGCTCCCACAACGTGCTCGACCGGTTCGCGATCGACTATTCGCTGTGCATGTACTGCAGTATCTGCGTCGAGGTGTGCCCGTTCGACGCGTTGTTCTGGTCGCCGGAGTTCGAGTACGCCACCACCGACATCGCCGACCTCACCCACGAGAAGGACGAGCTGCGGGAATGGATGTGGACCGTGCCGGCGCCGCCGCCGGTCGACGCCGGTGCCGAGGCGCCGAAGGAACTCGGTGCGGCGCGCAAGGCCGCCGAGCGGGAGAACCGCTGAGCC encodes:
- a CDS encoding NuoI/complex I 23 kDa subunit family protein gives rise to the protein MTDLPGKGLVQGLKVTFDHLTRRAVTQQYPDVKPELPARSRGVIALFEENCTVCMLCARECPCWCIYIDSHKETAPPSEPGARERSHNVLDRFAIDYSLCMYCSICVEVCPFDALFWSPEFEYATTDIADLTHEKDELREWMWTVPAPPPVDAGAEAPKELGAARKAAERENR